In Nonomuraea sp. NBC_00507, the following are encoded in one genomic region:
- a CDS encoding sugar ABC transporter substrate-binding protein, with protein MRSAARSRRTAGVSLAVLAAVGGLAACGSSSSGGDGGSTSASQAAGGGAYTIWDPYPQYDKSSEWVKLLETCGTQAGVKVERTGYDTSDLTNKALLAAQQGNSPDVLIVDNPVVSTLAEGGVLTTTEENKLDVSAIEPNLLAAGQSGGKTYGVPIGANTLALYYNKDVLKKAGVDVASVKDWASLTAALEKVKASGKKGITFSAIGTEEGSFQFLPWYWGSGANLTKLDSPEGVSAVALWTDWLKKGYAPNSVINNTQTTSWQEFAAGDYAFAENGTWQLANAKKAGFDYGIIPIPGKAGGTAPAPTGGEFVSIPVQSDTARYATSQKLVTCLTSTDNSLTTTTTLSYIAPTEAVQAKQVAANPDLTVWVEAVKAAKGRTSDDLGTKYPKISEPMWGAVQAALSGSKSPQDAMAAAQSAAASATQ; from the coding sequence ATGAGATCAGCGGCAAGGAGCCGGCGTACCGCCGGTGTGAGCCTGGCGGTCCTGGCCGCCGTGGGCGGGCTCGCCGCCTGCGGCTCGTCATCGTCCGGCGGCGACGGAGGCTCGACGAGCGCGAGCCAGGCCGCCGGGGGCGGCGCCTACACCATCTGGGACCCCTACCCCCAGTACGACAAGAGCTCGGAGTGGGTGAAGCTCCTCGAGACGTGCGGCACCCAGGCCGGGGTGAAGGTCGAGCGGACCGGCTACGACACCAGCGACCTGACCAACAAGGCGCTGCTGGCCGCCCAGCAGGGCAACTCGCCGGACGTGCTCATCGTGGACAACCCCGTGGTCTCGACGCTGGCCGAGGGCGGGGTCCTGACCACTACGGAGGAGAACAAGCTCGACGTCTCCGCGATCGAGCCGAACCTGCTGGCCGCCGGGCAGAGCGGCGGCAAGACCTACGGGGTTCCCATCGGCGCCAACACCCTGGCCCTCTACTACAACAAGGACGTCCTGAAGAAGGCCGGCGTGGACGTCGCCTCCGTCAAGGACTGGGCGTCGCTGACCGCGGCGCTGGAGAAGGTGAAGGCGTCCGGCAAGAAGGGCATCACGTTCTCGGCGATCGGCACTGAGGAGGGCAGTTTCCAGTTCCTGCCCTGGTACTGGGGCTCCGGCGCGAACCTCACCAAGCTCGACTCGCCCGAGGGCGTCTCCGCGGTGGCGCTGTGGACGGACTGGCTGAAGAAGGGGTACGCCCCCAACTCCGTCATCAACAACACCCAGACCACGAGCTGGCAGGAGTTCGCCGCCGGCGACTACGCCTTCGCCGAGAACGGCACCTGGCAGCTCGCCAACGCCAAGAAGGCCGGCTTCGACTACGGCATCATCCCCATCCCGGGCAAGGCCGGCGGCACCGCGCCCGCCCCGACCGGCGGCGAGTTCGTCAGCATCCCGGTGCAGTCCGACACCGCCCGCTACGCCACCTCCCAGAAGCTCGTGACCTGCCTGACCAGCACCGACAACTCGCTCACCACGACGACCACCCTGTCCTACATCGCGCCCACCGAAGCCGTGCAGGCCAAGCAGGTGGCGGCCAACCCCGATCTGACGGTGTGGGTCGAGGCGGTCAAGGCGGCCAAGGGCCGCACCAGCGACGACCTGGGGACGAAATACCCGAAGATCTCCGAACCGATGTGGGGCGCGGTGCAGGCGGCGCTGAGCGGCTCGAAGTCGCCGCAGGACGCCATGGCGGCGGCCCAGTCCGCGGCGGCGAGCGCGACCCAGTAG
- a CDS encoding carboxylesterase/lipase family protein produces MAMSTEPEIRTTAGTVRGRREGGVAVFRGIPFAQPPVGPARFAAPQRVRGWDGVREAFAFGPPPPQATMAGSPPAAGGAVGDEWLTLNVWTPDPGARLPVMVWIYGGAYMFGMSADPGYDGTLLAEAGVVVVTCNYRVGMEGFAHIDGAPANRGLLDQVAALEWVQENIEAFGGDPGRVTVFGESAGAGSIAALMSMPRAAGLFQRGIAQSVPGTFFSAELAADITAVVAGELGLAATTDDLSDVAPGRLAAAGDTVTGKMRLYEERWGVVAHTPTIFSPVVDGEVLPTTPWQALADGAGREIELIVGHNRDEYRLFVAFGGLLGQVTDEQGAAALRVFAPDGGHGYRAAFPSADAGELFELVQSDWLFRMPSLHLAEAQAAGGGRVHLYELTWPAPGMGGMLGACHGLDVPLTFGVFDAGLGAGLMGDPASPQAEALSRHVRTAWTTFAATGDPGWPAYEPQRRLTQILDSEPMVTTYPEETSRRLWRDHTFAPLPRLVASG; encoded by the coding sequence ATGGCCATGTCCACCGAGCCGGAGATCCGCACAACGGCGGGAACGGTCCGAGGTCGCAGGGAAGGCGGGGTGGCGGTCTTCCGCGGCATCCCCTTCGCGCAGCCCCCGGTCGGCCCGGCACGCTTCGCCGCCCCGCAACGGGTGCGTGGGTGGGACGGCGTGCGGGAGGCGTTCGCGTTCGGCCCGCCGCCCCCGCAGGCGACCATGGCAGGGTCGCCCCCAGCAGCGGGCGGGGCCGTCGGGGACGAGTGGCTGACGCTCAACGTCTGGACCCCCGATCCGGGCGCCCGCTTGCCGGTCATGGTGTGGATCTACGGCGGTGCCTACATGTTCGGGATGTCGGCCGACCCCGGCTACGACGGGACCTTGCTGGCAGAGGCCGGCGTGGTCGTGGTGACCTGCAACTACCGGGTCGGCATGGAAGGGTTCGCGCACATCGACGGGGCGCCGGCCAACCGAGGCCTGCTCGACCAGGTCGCCGCGCTGGAATGGGTGCAGGAGAACATCGAAGCCTTCGGCGGGGACCCCGGCAGGGTCACCGTCTTCGGCGAGTCCGCCGGCGCGGGCTCGATCGCCGCGCTGATGAGCATGCCGCGCGCGGCGGGGCTCTTCCAGCGCGGGATCGCCCAGAGCGTTCCCGGCACGTTCTTCTCCGCGGAGCTGGCCGCCGACATCACCGCCGTCGTCGCCGGTGAGCTGGGCCTGGCCGCGACCACCGATGACCTGTCAGATGTCGCGCCCGGCCGGCTGGCCGCGGCCGGTGACACGGTCACCGGCAAAATGCGCCTGTACGAGGAGCGATGGGGCGTGGTCGCGCACACGCCGACGATCTTCTCGCCCGTGGTCGACGGTGAGGTGTTGCCCACCACCCCGTGGCAGGCCCTGGCGGACGGCGCCGGCCGGGAGATCGAGCTGATCGTCGGCCACAACCGCGACGAATACCGGCTCTTCGTCGCCTTCGGCGGTCTGCTCGGGCAGGTCACAGATGAGCAAGGGGCCGCGGCGCTGCGGGTGTTCGCCCCCGACGGCGGGCACGGCTACCGTGCGGCCTTCCCCTCCGCCGACGCAGGAGAGCTGTTCGAGCTGGTGCAGTCCGACTGGCTGTTCCGCATGCCCTCGCTGCACCTCGCCGAGGCGCAGGCCGCCGGCGGGGGCCGCGTGCACCTGTACGAACTGACCTGGCCCGCGCCCGGCATGGGCGGGATGCTGGGCGCCTGCCACGGTTTGGACGTCCCGCTCACCTTTGGCGTCTTCGACGCAGGCCTTGGCGCCGGCCTGATGGGCGACCCGGCCTCTCCCCAGGCTGAAGCCTTGTCCCGGCACGTCCGCACGGCGTGGACGACGTTCGCCGCCACTGGCGACCCCGGCTGGCCCGCCTACGAACCCCAGCGCCGCCTGACCCAGATCCTGGACAGCGAACCGATGGTCACCACCTACCCGGAGGAGACCTCTCGCCGGCTCTGGCGCGACCACACCTTCGCCCCGCTGCCCCGCCTGGTCGCCTCGGGGTGA
- a CDS encoding PaaX family transcriptional regulator, which yields MSESQDGTASAAPFGSASQERFVLSRRYAAGTGGVRGLLITMLGDYVRPGGQPAPTSAFVDALGRCGVKEEACRQALARAAADGWLIPNREGRYTWWHLSPAFQEFLDLGAERIFGFTAAQPEWDGRWLVVLARAAETNRAGRHLLRTRLRWAGFGNPAPGVWVTTHTDRVVEAEFVLDEAEVREEAQIFLSEYLAGGELSILVRQAWDLDEVEQEYEAFLAEFARPPSDDPLVRLTRLVHAWRRLALIDPALPTQLLPQGWHGARAVKLFHRQHARWEPAATREWERICAQMR from the coding sequence ATGTCCGAGTCCCAAGACGGAACCGCGTCGGCTGCCCCGTTCGGCAGTGCGTCTCAGGAGAGGTTCGTTCTGTCACGCCGGTACGCCGCGGGCACGGGCGGTGTTCGCGGATTGCTGATCACGATGCTGGGTGATTACGTGCGCCCGGGCGGGCAGCCCGCTCCCACGTCGGCCTTCGTCGATGCGCTGGGTCGCTGCGGTGTCAAGGAGGAAGCTTGCCGGCAGGCCCTGGCGCGCGCGGCCGCGGACGGTTGGCTCATCCCCAATCGTGAAGGGCGGTACACGTGGTGGCACCTCAGCCCGGCCTTCCAAGAGTTCCTCGACCTCGGCGCTGAGCGGATCTTCGGCTTCACCGCGGCCCAGCCGGAGTGGGACGGCCGATGGCTGGTAGTGCTGGCACGGGCCGCCGAGACCAACCGGGCCGGACGTCACCTGCTGCGCACGCGGCTGCGCTGGGCGGGATTCGGAAACCCGGCGCCTGGTGTCTGGGTCACCACGCACACCGACCGGGTCGTCGAGGCCGAGTTCGTCCTCGACGAAGCCGAGGTGCGCGAGGAGGCGCAGATCTTCCTCTCCGAATATCTTGCCGGCGGCGAGTTGTCGATCCTCGTCCGGCAGGCGTGGGACCTCGACGAAGTCGAGCAGGAATACGAGGCGTTCCTCGCCGAGTTCGCCCGCCCGCCCTCCGATGATCCACTGGTCCGGCTCACGCGACTCGTCCACGCCTGGCGCCGGCTCGCTCTGATCGATCCCGCGCTCCCCACGCAACTGCTTCCCCAGGGATGGCACGGCGCGCGCGCCGTGAAGCTCTTCCATCGGCAGCATGCGAGGTGGGAGCCGGCCGCGACCCGCGAGTGGGAACGCATCTGCGCGCAGATGAGATAG
- a CDS encoding LacI family DNA-binding transcriptional regulator, giving the protein MNIGEIAKRAGVSRSTVSYALTGKRPVSEETKRRILTVIDELGYRPNASARALKEGRTRTIGLVIPPAGRRLTDMQLGFVASVVDAAARADLDVLLSPSGGEHDRSFERVVTGRRVDGVVLMEIRLEDDRVARLLESGLPFVGIGRTRHPEDMSWVDIDYETLIAKCVHHLADLGHRHLALVNRNAELVAAGYGPGHRAQAGFDRAIAERGLHGVQVCCGDDPPSGQSCLQQLLAQQPDLTAIATINEAAVSGMYRALAEAGLTVPGDFSVAGVAAQHWAESLHPPLTAADVPADDMGARAVELLIQRIADPAIPHRHLLVAPPISLRGTTGPARPRA; this is encoded by the coding sequence GTGAACATCGGAGAGATCGCCAAGCGGGCGGGCGTGTCGCGCAGCACCGTCTCGTACGCGCTCACCGGCAAGCGCCCGGTCTCGGAAGAGACCAAACGCCGCATCCTGACCGTCATCGACGAGCTGGGCTACCGGCCCAACGCCTCCGCCAGGGCGCTGAAGGAGGGGCGCACCCGCACGATCGGCCTGGTCATACCGCCGGCCGGCCGGCGCCTGACCGACATGCAGCTCGGCTTCGTGGCCAGCGTGGTCGACGCCGCCGCCCGCGCCGACCTGGACGTCCTGCTGTCGCCCTCGGGCGGCGAGCACGACCGCTCCTTCGAGCGCGTCGTCACCGGACGGCGCGTGGACGGCGTCGTCCTCATGGAGATCCGCCTGGAGGACGACCGGGTCGCCCGGCTCCTCGAGAGCGGCCTGCCGTTCGTCGGCATCGGCCGTACCCGCCACCCCGAGGACATGTCCTGGGTGGACATCGACTACGAGACGCTCATCGCCAAGTGCGTCCACCACCTCGCCGATCTCGGCCACCGGCATCTGGCGCTGGTCAACCGCAACGCCGAGCTGGTCGCCGCCGGATACGGCCCGGGCCACCGCGCACAGGCCGGCTTCGACCGCGCCATCGCCGAACGCGGCCTGCACGGCGTTCAGGTCTGCTGCGGCGACGACCCTCCATCCGGACAGTCGTGCCTCCAGCAACTCCTTGCTCAGCAACCGGACTTGACCGCCATCGCCACCATCAACGAGGCGGCGGTGTCCGGCATGTACCGCGCGCTGGCCGAAGCGGGCTTGACCGTGCCCGGAGACTTCTCCGTCGCCGGCGTGGCCGCCCAGCACTGGGCCGAGAGCCTGCATCCGCCGCTCACCGCCGCCGACGTCCCGGCCGACGATATGGGCGCCCGGGCCGTCGAGCTGCTCATCCAGCGGATCGCCGACCCGGCCATCCCGCACCGGCACCTCCTGGTCGCCCCACCGATCTCGCTCCGCGGCACAACCGGGCCCGCCCGGCCACGCGCCTGA